A single genomic interval of Psychroserpens sp. NJDZ02 harbors:
- a CDS encoding beta-ketoacyl-ACP synthase III: MSKISAAITAVGGYVPDYVLSNKVLETLVDTNDEWITSRTGIKERRILKLEGEGTSYLAINAAKDLLKKQNLDPKEIDLVIVATATPDMLVASTAVYTATEIGATNAFAYDLQAACSSFLYGLSTATSYIESGRYKKVLLIGADKMSSIIDYTDRSTCIIFGDGAGAVLLEPNTEGLGLQDEYLRSDGSGREFLKIEAGGSITPPSQETIDNKQHFVHQDGRTVFKFAVSNMADVCEKIMQRNNLTNDDVSWLVPHQANMRIIDATAKRMNLEDDKVLKNIHRYGNTTSATLPLLLYDFESKLKKGDNLIFAAFGGGFTWGSIYLKWAYNS; encoded by the coding sequence ATGAGCAAAATCTCTGCTGCAATAACTGCTGTTGGTGGTTACGTACCAGACTATGTTTTGTCTAATAAGGTTCTAGAAACTCTTGTAGATACAAACGATGAATGGATTACATCAAGAACAGGAATTAAAGAGCGTAGGATTCTTAAATTAGAAGGTGAAGGAACATCATACCTTGCCATTAATGCAGCTAAAGATCTGCTTAAAAAACAAAATCTAGATCCTAAAGAAATTGACTTAGTCATTGTTGCAACAGCAACACCTGACATGCTTGTTGCTTCGACAGCTGTGTATACAGCAACAGAGATAGGTGCAACAAATGCGTTTGCATACGATCTGCAGGCAGCATGTTCAAGTTTTCTTTATGGACTCTCTACGGCAACAAGCTATATAGAATCAGGTCGTTACAAAAAAGTGTTATTAATAGGAGCGGATAAAATGTCCTCTATTATTGATTATACGGACCGTTCTACATGTATCATTTTTGGTGATGGGGCTGGTGCAGTATTGTTGGAACCTAATACGGAGGGATTAGGTCTGCAAGATGAGTATCTAAGAAGTGATGGTTCTGGAAGAGAATTTTTAAAAATTGAAGCTGGTGGATCAATTACACCGCCTTCGCAAGAAACCATAGACAACAAACAACACTTTGTACATCAAGATGGACGTACGGTGTTTAAATTTGCGGTTTCCAATATGGCGGACGTTTGCGAAAAAATAATGCAACGTAATAACTTAACTAATGATGATGTATCATGGTTAGTGCCACACCAAGCTAATATGCGTATTATAGACGCTACAGCTAAACGAATGAATTTAGAAGACGATAAAGTCTTAAAAAATATTCATAGATATGGTAATACAACTTCTGCAACATTACCATTGCTACTTTATGATTTTGAATCTAAACTTAAAAAAGGCGACAATTTGATATTTGCTGCTTTTGGAGGTGGATTTACGTGGGGATCTATTTATTTAAAATGGGCCTACAACTCTTAA
- a CDS encoding riboflavin synthase has product MFTGIIETLGTVKQLSTIKDNLDITIESTITNQLKIDQSVSHNGVCLTVVEINDNQYKVTAIKETLDKTNIGDLQIDDFVNIERAMKLGDRLDGHIVQGHVDQTATCIEAKDTNGSWLYTFEYDPKLNNITIEKGSITVNGVSLTVVNSQKNSFSVAIIPYTYEHTNFKQFKIGTKINLEFDVIGKYVKRLNDLNV; this is encoded by the coding sequence ATGTTTACAGGAATAATTGAAACACTGGGTACGGTCAAACAATTATCAACTATAAAAGATAATTTAGATATTACTATAGAAAGCACAATTACTAATCAACTAAAAATAGATCAAAGCGTTTCACATAACGGCGTTTGCTTGACTGTTGTCGAAATAAATGATAACCAATATAAAGTGACAGCCATTAAAGAAACTTTAGACAAAACCAATATTGGAGATTTACAAATAGATGACTTTGTAAACATAGAACGTGCTATGAAACTTGGAGACCGACTAGATGGCCATATCGTACAGGGTCACGTTGATCAAACCGCGACTTGTATTGAAGCTAAAGACACTAATGGAAGTTGGTTATATACTTTTGAATATGACCCAAAACTAAACAACATCACTATAGAGAAAGGCTCTATAACTGTAAACGGAGTCAGCCTTACGGTTGTAAATTCTCAAAAAAACAGCTTTAGTGTTGCTATTATACCCTACACATATGAGCATACTAACTTTAAGCAATTTAAAATTGGGACAAAAATAAATTTAGAATTTGATGTAATTGGAAAATACGTGAAGCGTCTAAACGATTTAAACGTTTGA
- a CDS encoding 3-oxoacyl-ACP synthase gives MNKDDNIKQVLHSKCVRFTKNRLDTINKTINELQESLTSETKSSAGDKHETGRAMVQLEREKAGKQLAEIQKVNQLLAKISIEKTSKTIGLGSVVYTTRANYYIAISVGELEVDNSKFYAIAANTPIAQLILGKTIGDAIVFREQQFVITEVL, from the coding sequence ATGAATAAAGACGATAATATAAAGCAAGTATTGCATAGTAAGTGTGTTCGGTTTACTAAAAATAGACTAGATACAATTAATAAAACGATAAACGAACTGCAAGAGTCTTTAACCTCTGAAACAAAAAGTAGTGCCGGAGATAAGCATGAAACGGGACGTGCCATGGTACAGCTAGAGCGTGAGAAAGCAGGGAAACAATTGGCTGAGATCCAGAAAGTGAATCAGCTATTAGCTAAAATAAGTATAGAAAAAACGTCTAAAACCATTGGTTTAGGAAGTGTTGTATATACAACAAGGGCTAATTATTATATTGCGATTAGCGTTGGAGAATTGGAGGTTGATAATTCTAAATTTTATGCTATTGCTGCCAATACGCCAATAGCACAATTAATATTAGGTAAAACAATTGGGGATGCCATTGTGTTTAGAGAGCAACAGTTTGTGATTACTGAAGTATTGTAA
- the accB gene encoding acetyl-CoA carboxylase biotin carboxyl carrier protein, with protein MDLKDIQNLIKFVAKSGASEVKLETDDVKITIRTGSDTETTYVQHMPMQGQMPMQQAMQPAPVAPVATEVATPVEDENSKYITVKSPIIGTFYRKPSPDKPLFVEVGQTIAEGDVLCIIEAMKLFNEIESEVSGKIVKILVDDSSPVEFDQPLFLVDPS; from the coding sequence ATGGATTTAAAAGACATTCAAAACTTAATTAAATTTGTAGCCAAATCTGGTGCAAGTGAAGTTAAATTAGAAACTGACGACGTTAAAATCACAATCAGAACGGGTTCTGATACAGAAACGACGTACGTACAGCATATGCCAATGCAAGGTCAAATGCCAATGCAACAAGCAATGCAACCTGCACCTGTAGCTCCTGTAGCAACAGAGGTAGCAACTCCCGTAGAGGACGAAAACTCAAAGTATATTACTGTTAAGTCTCCAATTATTGGTACTTTTTATAGAAAGCCATCTCCTGACAAACCATTGTTTGTAGAGGTAGGACAGACTATAGCAGAAGGAGATGTACTTTGTATTATCGAAGCTATGAAATTATTTAACGAAATAGAATCTGAAGTATCAGGTAAAATCGTTAAAATATTAGTGGACGATTCTTCTCCAGTAGAGTTTGATCAACCATTATTTTTAGTAGACCCATCTTAA
- the accC gene encoding acetyl-CoA carboxylase biotin carboxylase subunit: MFKKVLIANRGEIALRVIRTCKEMGIKTVAVYSTADAESLHVKFADEAVCIGPAASSESYLKMSNIIAAAEITNADAIHPGYGFLSENAKFSKICEEHQIKFIGASEDMINRMGDKANAKATMIAAGVPVVPGSEGIIETFEDCIIVAKETGYPVMLKASAGGGGKGMRAVWKEEDLQNAWESARAESKAAFGNDDMYMEKLIEEPRHIEIQIVGDSTGKACHLSERDCSIQRRHQKLTEEVPSPFMTTALRKKMGEAAVKAAEYIKYEGAGTVEFLVDKHRNFYFMEMNTRIQVEHPITEQVIDFDLIREQILVAAGVPISGKNYLPQLHSIECRINAEDPFNDFRPSPGRITTLHAPGGHGVRLDTHVYAGYSIPPNYDSMIAKLITTAQTREEAISKMKRALDEFVIEGIKTTIPFHRQLMDHPDYIAGNYTTKFMEDFIIEKQIEE, translated from the coding sequence ATGTTTAAAAAAGTATTAATTGCCAATAGAGGAGAGATCGCATTACGTGTGATCAGAACCTGTAAAGAAATGGGCATAAAGACAGTTGCAGTATACTCTACTGCGGATGCTGAAAGTTTACACGTCAAATTTGCTGATGAAGCAGTTTGTATTGGACCAGCAGCTAGTAGTGAGTCCTATTTAAAAATGTCTAATATTATTGCAGCAGCAGAAATTACAAATGCTGACGCGATACACCCAGGTTATGGATTTTTATCTGAAAATGCTAAGTTTTCCAAAATCTGTGAAGAACACCAAATTAAATTTATTGGTGCTTCAGAAGATATGATTAACAGAATGGGAGATAAGGCTAACGCTAAGGCAACAATGATTGCTGCAGGTGTACCTGTTGTTCCAGGAAGTGAAGGTATAATTGAAACCTTTGAAGATTGTATCATTGTTGCTAAAGAAACCGGTTATCCAGTAATGCTTAAAGCATCTGCCGGTGGTGGTGGTAAAGGAATGCGTGCGGTTTGGAAGGAAGAAGATTTGCAAAACGCTTGGGAGTCTGCTCGTGCAGAATCTAAAGCTGCTTTTGGAAATGATGACATGTACATGGAAAAACTTATTGAAGAGCCACGTCACATCGAAATCCAAATTGTTGGAGATAGTACAGGAAAAGCCTGCCATTTATCAGAAAGAGATTGTTCTATACAACGTCGTCATCAAAAGTTAACAGAAGAAGTGCCTTCTCCTTTTATGACAACAGCATTACGTAAAAAAATGGGTGAAGCAGCTGTAAAAGCAGCAGAATACATTAAATACGAAGGTGCAGGAACAGTTGAGTTTTTAGTAGATAAGCATAGAAATTTCTACTTTATGGAAATGAATACACGTATCCAAGTAGAGCACCCAATTACTGAACAAGTGATTGATTTTGACTTAATCCGTGAGCAAATATTAGTTGCTGCAGGTGTGCCAATTTCTGGTAAAAATTATTTACCACAATTGCACTCGATAGAATGTCGTATAAACGCAGAAGATCCGTTTAATGATTTTCGCCCGTCACCAGGAAGAATAACAACGTTACATGCTCCAGGTGGTCATGGTGTAAGATTAGATACACATGTTTATGCAGGCTATAGTATTCCTCCAAATTACGATTCAATGATTGCTAAGTTAATTACAACTGCGCAAACACGTGAAGAGGCTATTAGTAAAATGAAGCGTGCTTTAGATGAGTTTGTTATCGAAGGTATCAAAACAACAATTCCGTTTCATCGACAATTGATGGATCATCCAGATTATATAGCTGGTAACTATACCACTAAATTTATGGAAGATTTTATTATAGAAAAACAAATAGAAGAATAA
- the rpmF gene encoding 50S ribosomal protein L32 produces the protein MAHPKRKISKTRRDKRRTHYKATAPQIATCPTTGEAHLYHRAHWSEGKLYYRGQVLIDNSVEENVA, from the coding sequence ATGGCACATCCTAAAAGAAAAATCTCGAAAACAAGAAGAGATAAAAGAAGAACACATTACAAAGCAACTGCGCCACAAATTGCAACTTGCCCAACAACTGGTGAAGCTCATTTATACCATAGAGCGCATTGGAGTGAAGGAAAACTTTACTACAGAGGTCAGGTTTTAATTGACAATTCAGTAGAAGAAAACGTAGCATAA
- a CDS encoding NAD(P)/FAD-dependent oxidoreductase, with translation MTLSYWEIKSWLTNVDYTIVGSGIVGLNCALQLKKRFPKASILILEKGTLPQGASTKNAGFACFGSLSEIIDDLKMHSEEDVLNLVKKRRAGLQKLRTTLGDKKIAYQQWGGYELFNDNTSLFEACLEQKDAVNALLKPIFKADVFSLKENTFGFKNIKNQYCFNQFEGQIDTGLMMEGLLLKALSNGIKILNNVSVTNFSEDANAVKVETSQFSFSTSKLLIATNGFASALDIPEVKPARAQVLITKPIKGLHIKGTFHLDEGYYYFRNIDNRILFGGGRNLDFRAEETTELSQTALVQNTLETLLKTTILPNIPFEVEHRWSGIMGVGAQKKPVLKQISNHVFCGVRLGGMGVAIGSLIGEELANLIT, from the coding sequence ATGACATTAAGTTACTGGGAAATAAAATCATGGCTTACCAATGTAGATTATACTATTGTTGGTAGTGGCATTGTAGGCTTAAATTGCGCGTTACAATTAAAGAAGCGGTTTCCAAAAGCGAGTATTTTAATTTTAGAAAAAGGAACCTTACCGCAAGGGGCAAGTACTAAAAATGCAGGCTTTGCCTGTTTTGGGAGTTTAAGTGAAATTATTGATGACCTTAAAATGCATTCAGAAGAAGATGTTTTAAACTTAGTAAAAAAACGTAGGGCTGGTTTGCAAAAATTAAGGACTACTTTGGGTGATAAAAAGATAGCTTATCAACAATGGGGCGGTTATGAGTTGTTTAATGATAACACAAGTTTATTTGAAGCTTGTTTAGAGCAAAAAGACGCTGTTAATGCATTATTGAAACCTATTTTTAAAGCTGACGTGTTTAGTTTAAAAGAAAATACGTTTGGTTTTAAAAACATTAAAAATCAGTATTGTTTTAATCAATTTGAGGGACAAATAGATACGGGACTTATGATGGAGGGTTTATTGCTAAAAGCGCTCTCAAATGGCATTAAAATACTAAATAACGTTTCTGTTACTAATTTTTCGGAAGATGCTAATGCTGTAAAAGTGGAGACTAGTCAGTTTAGTTTTTCGACTTCTAAATTATTAATTGCAACCAATGGCTTTGCTTCTGCTTTAGATATTCCTGAAGTAAAACCGGCAAGGGCGCAAGTGTTAATTACTAAACCGATAAAAGGATTGCATATTAAAGGGACCTTTCATTTAGATGAAGGGTATTATTATTTCCGAAACATCGATAACCGAATCTTATTTGGTGGTGGTCGAAACCTTGATTTTAGAGCGGAAGAAACCACTGAGTTGAGTCAAACGGCATTAGTACAAAACACATTAGAAACGCTTTTAAAAACGACTATTTTGCCAAATATACCGTTTGAGGTTGAGCACCGCTGGAGCGGAATTATGGGCGTTGGTGCTCAAAAAAAACCGGTTTTAAAACAAATTAGTAATCATGTGTTTTGTGGTGTACGGTTAGGCGGAATGGGGGTTGCTATTGGTAGTTTGATAGGAGAGGAATTAGCAAATCTTATAACATAG
- a CDS encoding PID-CTERM protein-sorting domain-containing protein → MKTKKIISVLVLFLLISTVCVSQVSTTPPMPAAPGGPRSIPPPGLPIDSGLIVLVIIGIIYGVYKLLSSRKASNV, encoded by the coding sequence ATGAAGACAAAAAAAATAATATCAGTACTAGTCTTATTTTTATTAATAAGTACAGTTTGTGTGTCGCAAGTATCGACCACACCGCCAATGCCGGCAGCGCCAGGCGGGCCACGTAGTATACCTCCACCTGGTCTTCCAATAGATAGTGGGTTGATTGTTTTGGTAATAATTGGTATTATATATGGTGTTTATAAGCTGTTGTCTTCAAGAAAAGCATCAAACGTTTAA
- a CDS encoding 2-isopropylmalate synthase has translation MSKNTIQIFDTTLRDGEQVPGCKLNTEQKVVIAKQLDLLGVNVIEAGFPVSSPGDFKSVEEISKMVKNATVCGLTRAVENDIKVAAEALKFAKHPRIHTGIGTSDSHILHKFKSNKDDIIQRAYDAVKYAKSFVEDIEFYAEDAGRTDNEYLARVCEAAIKAGATVLNIPDTTGYCLPSEYGAKIKYLKENVKGIEKAILSCHCHNDLGLATANSIEGVINGARQIECTINGIGERAGNTALEEVVMVLKQHPYLNLDTTIKTEMLYSLSQLVSDSMGIYTQPNKAIVGANAFAHSSGIHQDGVIKNRETYEIINPKDVGVTESAIVLTARSGRAALAYRAKNVGYDLTKLQLDDVYANFLSFADQKKEINDGDIHQIIETSNVYQQIISA, from the coding sequence ATGTCAAAAAACACAATTCAAATATTTGATACTACTCTACGTGATGGCGAACAAGTGCCAGGATGTAAGCTAAACACCGAGCAAAAAGTAGTCATAGCTAAGCAATTAGACCTATTAGGTGTCAATGTTATAGAAGCAGGTTTTCCCGTCTCAAGTCCTGGTGACTTTAAATCGGTAGAAGAAATATCTAAAATGGTGAAAAATGCTACTGTTTGCGGTTTAACACGAGCTGTAGAGAATGATATAAAAGTCGCTGCAGAAGCTTTAAAATTTGCGAAACACCCAAGAATCCACACAGGCATAGGAACCTCAGACTCACACATACTCCATAAATTTAAATCCAACAAAGATGATATCATTCAGCGTGCTTATGACGCTGTAAAATACGCTAAATCTTTTGTTGAAGATATAGAATTTTATGCTGAAGATGCTGGACGTACAGATAACGAATATCTAGCAAGAGTTTGCGAAGCTGCAATTAAAGCAGGCGCAACCGTTTTAAACATCCCAGACACAACAGGCTATTGTCTTCCTAGTGAATATGGCGCAAAAATCAAATATTTAAAAGAGAATGTTAAAGGTATTGAAAAAGCCATTTTATCTTGTCATTGTCATAACGATTTAGGACTAGCTACAGCAAACTCTATAGAAGGTGTTATTAATGGTGCAAGACAAATAGAATGTACCATTAACGGAATAGGAGAACGCGCTGGAAACACCGCTTTAGAAGAAGTGGTAATGGTTTTAAAACAACACCCTTACTTAAACTTAGATACTACTATTAAAACAGAAATGCTATATAGCCTTAGTCAATTAGTATCTGATAGCATGGGCATCTACACACAACCAAACAAAGCTATTGTTGGCGCCAACGCCTTTGCACACAGCTCTGGAATACATCAAGATGGTGTCATTAAAAATCGTGAAACATACGAAATCATCAACCCAAAAGATGTAGGAGTAACAGAGTCAGCTATAGTTTTAACCGCAAGAAGTGGTCGTGCCGCCTTAGCTTATAGAGCTAAAAATGTAGGATACGATTTAACAAAACTACAACTAGACGATGTTTATGCTAACTTTTTAAGTTTTGCTGATCAGAAAAAAGAAATTAATGATGGTGACATCCATCAAATAATTGAAACCAGTAACGTTTATCAACAAATAATTTCAGCTTAG
- the mtgA gene encoding monofunctional biosynthetic peptidoglycan transglycosylase, which produces MSRVVRFFAKIMLWFVIVTVALVVVYKWVPVPITPLMVIRYFEKDSPKILKHDWEPVENISKNLQLAVICSEDQSFLKHNGFDLKAIEKAYEDNKKGKRIKGGSTISQQTAKNVFLWPQRSWLRKGLEVYFTFLIESIWSKERIIEVYLNSIEMGNGVYGAESAAQFWFKKPASKLSKLEASAIAAILPNPRKYKANPVTNYIASRKIWIMKQMNFHGTLNYKTEDE; this is translated from the coding sequence ATGTCGAGAGTGGTCCGGTTTTTTGCCAAAATTATGCTGTGGTTTGTAATTGTTACAGTCGCATTGGTAGTCGTATATAAATGGGTTCCTGTGCCTATTACTCCTTTGATGGTTATAAGATATTTTGAAAAAGACAGTCCTAAAATATTAAAACATGATTGGGAGCCAGTTGAAAATATTAGTAAAAATTTACAATTAGCAGTCATTTGTAGTGAAGATCAGAGTTTTTTAAAACATAATGGTTTCGACTTAAAAGCAATTGAAAAAGCGTATGAAGACAACAAAAAAGGTAAGCGCATAAAGGGTGGTAGTACTATAAGTCAACAAACCGCAAAGAATGTATTTTTATGGCCACAACGGAGTTGGTTGCGCAAAGGGTTAGAGGTTTATTTTACCTTTTTAATCGAATCTATTTGGTCTAAAGAACGCATTATTGAGGTTTATTTAAATAGTATAGAAATGGGCAATGGTGTGTATGGCGCAGAATCGGCAGCACAATTTTGGTTTAAAAAACCAGCGTCCAAATTATCTAAATTAGAAGCATCTGCAATTGCCGCAATATTGCCTAATCCTAGAAAGTATAAAGCAAACCCTGTGACTAACTATATAGCGTCTAGAAAAATTTGGATAATGAAACAGATGAATTTTCACGGTACTTTAAATTATAAAACGGAGGATGAATAA
- a CDS encoding YceD family protein, protein MKQLKEFTIPFVGLKEGKHLFDYSIDQTFFNHFEYEDFNSCDIKVNLTFVKKSTLLELNFEISGTVNVNCDVTNEPFDLPIETSFDLVVKFGDEYNDDYIDILIITHGEYEINIQQYIYESVVLALPSKRIHPGVEDGTLDSDILDKLDELSPRLKDKKEDKEETDPRWNTLKKLLTDK, encoded by the coding sequence ATGAAGCAATTAAAAGAATTTACAATACCATTTGTAGGTTTAAAAGAAGGAAAACATCTTTTTGATTATAGTATAGATCAAACGTTCTTTAATCACTTTGAGTATGAGGATTTTAACTCATGTGATATTAAAGTAAATTTAACTTTTGTAAAAAAATCAACTTTACTAGAGTTAAATTTTGAAATTTCAGGAACTGTAAACGTCAATTGTGATGTTACAAATGAGCCTTTTGACTTGCCAATAGAAACTAGTTTTGATTTGGTAGTTAAATTTGGAGATGAATATAATGACGATTATATTGATATATTGATCATTACTCACGGCGAGTATGAGATTAATATTCAGCAGTATATTTATGAGTCAGTTGTATTAGCATTGCCAAGTAAGCGCATACATCCAGGAGTTGAAGACGGAACATTAGATTCTGATATACTTGATAAATTAGATGAACTTAGCCCAAGGCTAAAAGATAAAAAAGAAGACAAAGAGGAAACCGATCCTCGTTGGAATACATTAAAAAAACTATTAACGGATAAATAA
- the pdxA gene encoding 4-hydroxythreonine-4-phosphate dehydrogenase PdxA, with the protein MKKEENIKLGISIGDLNGIGAEIVLRIFEDNRMLDFCTPIIFASIKTMSFVKTHFKLDINLNGIQNVSQALSGRVNVLNCWKENVAINFGEEDPKIGEYAIKSLEQATKALKDQEIDLLVTAPINKHNIQSESFKFPGHTDYLNQELEGNSLMFMVADGLRVGLLTDHVPVKDIAMHITPKLIEEKINTVYNSLKQDFQIDKPKIAVLGINPHTGDNGVIGTEDDTVLRPTLQKIKDSGKLVFGPYAADSFFGSNNYKNFDAIIASYHDQGLIPFKTLSFGQGVNYTAGLNRVRTSPDHGTAYEIAGKGIADTGSFKEAIFTGIQIFKNRKEYQELTKNPLGYSKRKI; encoded by the coding sequence ATGAAGAAAGAAGAAAATATTAAACTAGGAATTTCTATAGGAGATTTAAATGGTATAGGAGCAGAGATTGTTTTAAGGATTTTTGAAGACAATAGAATGCTTGATTTTTGCACGCCTATTATTTTTGCTTCTATTAAAACAATGAGTTTTGTTAAAACCCATTTTAAATTAGATATTAACTTAAACGGGATACAAAACGTTAGTCAAGCGCTATCTGGTCGCGTTAATGTTTTAAATTGTTGGAAAGAAAACGTTGCTATTAATTTTGGGGAAGAAGATCCAAAAATTGGAGAATATGCAATTAAGTCTTTAGAACAAGCGACAAAAGCTTTAAAAGATCAGGAAATCGATCTTTTGGTTACAGCGCCTATAAATAAACATAATATACAGTCCGAGAGTTTCAAGTTTCCTGGTCACACAGATTATCTTAACCAAGAGTTGGAGGGGAATAGTCTTATGTTTATGGTAGCAGATGGTCTTAGGGTTGGGTTATTGACAGATCATGTGCCTGTTAAAGATATTGCAATGCATATCACTCCTAAACTGATAGAGGAAAAAATTAATACAGTATATAATTCGCTTAAGCAAGATTTTCAAATTGATAAACCTAAAATTGCAGTTTTGGGTATTAATCCGCATACAGGAGATAATGGTGTTATTGGAACGGAAGATGATACTGTTTTAAGACCAACACTTCAAAAAATTAAAGACTCTGGTAAGCTGGTTTTTGGTCCATATGCAGCAGACAGTTTTTTTGGATCAAACAATTATAAAAATTTTGACGCAATAATTGCTTCATATCATGACCAAGGATTAATACCTTTTAAAACATTATCTTTTGGACAAGGTGTAAATTATACAGCGGGATTAAACAGAGTAAGGACTTCTCCGGATCATGGGACAGCTTATGAGATTGCTGGAAAAGGTATAGCAGATACAGGATCTTTTAAAGAAGCTATCTTTACAGGAATACAGATTTTTAAAAATAGAAAAGAGTATCAAGAGTTAACAAAAAACCCGTTGGGATATTCAAAAAGAAAGATATAA
- a CDS encoding DNA polymerase beta superfamily protein yields MTIEQLKKSGSIIFESISGSRAYGLDTATSDTDIRGVFILPKEHYYSLNYISQINNETNDITYYELNKFLELLSKNNPNIMELLNMPDQCILYKHPIFDTIKKEHFLSKLCKNTFANYAFTQIKKARGLNKKIVNPVAKERKSVEDFCYVRDGKQSVLFNNFVSKNTLDLNSFGLAKLPHMKDCYNLFYNKSLNYKGIARANANEVCLSPVPKSELPIAVLYFNVNGYSTYCKKYKEYWDWVDKRNEERYKSNISHSKNYDAKNMMHTFRLLHMAQEIGLDNKINVRRSNRDYLLSIKNAEFEYDELVENAESIKENLDLIYEKSSLMEKPNFNLVNSLAFQIRDSFYNNKAE; encoded by the coding sequence ATGACCATTGAACAACTAAAAAAGTCAGGATCGATAATATTTGAAAGTATTAGTGGTAGTAGAGCTTACGGCTTAGACACTGCCACTTCTGATACTGATATACGAGGTGTATTTATACTACCAAAGGAGCACTATTACTCATTAAATTATATTAGTCAAATCAATAACGAGACTAATGACATAACTTATTACGAGTTAAATAAGTTTTTAGAATTACTCTCCAAAAACAATCCAAATATAATGGAATTATTAAATATGCCTGACCAATGCATACTTTACAAACACCCCATATTTGACACTATTAAAAAAGAACATTTTCTATCAAAACTTTGTAAAAACACATTTGCTAATTATGCTTTTACGCAAATAAAAAAAGCAAGAGGTTTAAATAAGAAAATTGTAAATCCAGTAGCAAAAGAACGAAAATCTGTGGAAGACTTTTGTTATGTTAGAGACGGTAAGCAGTCTGTTTTATTTAATAATTTTGTTAGCAAAAACACTTTAGATTTAAATTCATTTGGCCTAGCAAAGCTTCCTCACATGAAAGATTGCTACAATCTTTTTTATAACAAAAGTTTAAACTATAAAGGTATTGCTAGAGCAAATGCAAACGAGGTGTGTTTGAGTCCTGTTCCAAAGTCAGAACTCCCTATTGCAGTTTTATATTTTAATGTCAATGGGTATTCGACCTATTGTAAAAAGTATAAAGAGTATTGGGATTGGGTAGACAAAAGAAATGAAGAACGCTACAAAAGCAACATCTCTCATAGTAAGAATTATGATGCTAAAAACATGATGCATACGTTTAGGTTACTGCATATGGCACAAGAAATTGGCTTAGACAACAAAATTAATGTTAGACGATCTAATAGAGATTATTTGTTATCAATTAAAAATGCCGAATTTGAATATGACGAATTGGTTGAAAATGCCGAATCCATCAAAGAGAATCTAGATTTAATCTATGAAAAATCTAGCTTAATGGAAAAACCCAATTTCAACTTAGTTAATTCATTAGCATTTCAAATAAGAGACTCTTTTTATAATAACAAAGCAGAGTAA